Proteins encoded by one window of Gemmatimonadota bacterium:
- a CDS encoding BlaI/MecI/CopY family transcriptional regulator produces MYFPPRELEVMSILWRLGSANVAEVRAELKDSLAYNSVLSALRTLEEKNCVRHEPEGRAHRYFPTIDARRAGKSALARIRESIFEGSAERMFAQLVSDRRISNAELERMQRLIAERLEREP; encoded by the coding sequence ATGTACTTTCCGCCGCGTGAACTGGAAGTAATGAGCATCCTCTGGCGCCTTGGATCCGCGAACGTGGCGGAAGTCCGCGCCGAGCTGAAGGACTCTCTCGCGTACAACTCCGTGCTCTCTGCGCTGCGGACGCTCGAGGAAAAGAACTGCGTGCGGCATGAGCCGGAAGGTCGTGCGCACAGATACTTCCCCACCATCGACGCGCGGCGCGCTGGAAAGAGCGCGCTCGCGAGAATCAGGGAATCGATATTCGAAGGTTCCGCCGAGCGCATGTTCGCCCAGCTTGTCTCCGACCGGCGCATCAGTAACGCCGAGCTCGAGCGCATGCAGCGTCTCATAGCGGAGCGCCTGGAGCGCGAGCCGTGA
- a CDS encoding M56 family metallopeptidase, whose product MTAAFVVYILIVTLPLIWAAMLTEKILRLWKWPVRGAWAATAIAILLIGGRTAVQQMTPSPAQLVIAPTTQAPPIHHADAGAMANLARVASNVISFPRSAAAFAAHAAGPAQSRVLTTLWCVASAVMLIFVCIVYARVWYIARRWKLTEFAGRTVRVAPHAGPAVIGLFRPEVVVPRWMLEYGADDSNLVMMHETEHQRARDPLLLAAMWTLVALIPWHPGAWYCLARTRLAIELDCDARVVRRGASLRTYAELLLNQARVRLGAPAQLWLGATSLLEPSSHLERRLNAMIPHNDPSLAPRPVARYLRTLSYLAIVSTIAIAACESHVPTAADISGLDAASAETNARKASIISDQPVTFYVDNVKVSADSAHAIDARNISSIRVMKGSKLASGNEIWITVPDSVYHVRAMDSVTADGSHEKTFSVRMSMAPPSGPVPDQSIMTTRQKRPFTGAVTIDGVASDLAAMKAIDPSRIASVDVFKGAAALAQSSDPRAKDGLIRITLKH is encoded by the coding sequence GTGACCGCGGCGTTCGTAGTCTACATCCTGATCGTGACACTGCCGCTCATTTGGGCGGCTATGTTGACTGAGAAGATCCTTCGGCTCTGGAAGTGGCCGGTACGCGGTGCATGGGCAGCTACCGCGATCGCCATTCTCCTCATCGGTGGACGGACTGCGGTGCAGCAGATGACACCGTCGCCCGCGCAGCTGGTGATTGCACCGACAACTCAAGCGCCACCAATCCATCACGCCGATGCCGGCGCCATGGCCAACCTTGCACGCGTCGCGAGCAACGTGATCTCCTTCCCGCGCTCTGCCGCAGCATTCGCAGCGCATGCTGCTGGACCGGCACAGAGTCGCGTGCTCACGACACTGTGGTGCGTTGCAAGTGCAGTCATGTTGATCTTTGTCTGTATCGTCTACGCTCGCGTATGGTACATCGCGCGGCGCTGGAAGCTGACCGAGTTCGCGGGCCGGACCGTGCGCGTCGCTCCGCACGCCGGTCCCGCTGTCATCGGTCTCTTCCGCCCGGAGGTTGTCGTACCGCGCTGGATGCTCGAGTACGGTGCAGATGACAGCAATCTCGTAATGATGCATGAGACGGAGCATCAGCGAGCACGAGACCCGCTGCTGCTTGCAGCCATGTGGACACTTGTCGCGCTGATCCCGTGGCATCCCGGCGCATGGTATTGCCTCGCCCGCACTCGTCTCGCGATCGAGCTCGACTGCGACGCACGCGTGGTACGGCGCGGTGCTTCGCTCAGAACATATGCGGAGTTGTTGTTGAACCAGGCGAGAGTGCGACTCGGCGCACCCGCGCAGTTGTGGCTCGGAGCGACGTCGCTGCTGGAGCCGTCTTCACACCTCGAACGGAGATTGAACGCCATGATACCGCACAACGATCCCTCTCTCGCACCGCGGCCCGTCGCGCGCTATCTACGGACTCTGTCGTATCTCGCGATCGTATCGACGATTGCCATCGCCGCGTGTGAATCGCACGTTCCGACTGCAGCGGACATAAGCGGGCTCGATGCTGCATCGGCAGAAACCAACGCGCGCAAGGCATCCATCATCAGCGATCAGCCAGTAACGTTCTACGTCGACAACGTTAAAGTCTCCGCGGACAGCGCCCATGCGATCGACGCAAGAAACATCTCCTCGATCCGGGTCATGAAGGGGAGCAAGCTCGCAAGCGGAAACGAGATCTGGATTACCGTACCGGACTCCGTATACCACGTTCGGGCGATGGACTCCGTCACGGCCGATGGAAGCCATGAGAAAACGTTTTCCGTCCGAATGTCCATGGCGCCACCGTCTGGCCCAGTACCGGATCAGTCCATCATGACCACCAGACAGAAGCGGCCGTTCACCGGCGCAGTCACGATCGACGGTGTAGCATCCGACCTCGCCGCGATGAAAGCGATCGATCCGAGCCGGATCGCGAGTGTCGACGTCTTCAAGGGCGCAGCCGCGCTGGCGCAGTCGTCAGATCCGCGCGCGAAGGACGGACTCATTCGGATCACACTGAAGCACTGA
- a CDS encoding argininosuccinate synthase: MTFSPKKIALAYSGGLDTSIIVPWLKERFPGVKVVCVAADIGQGDELSGVKAKAIASGADECYVEDLRDEYVRDFIFPTLRAGAIYGRKYLLGTSMGRPLIARRQVEVARAVGADALAHGCTGKGNDQVRFELTYAAFAPDLPVIAPWREWDIRSREDAIAYAAKHNVPVAATKEKIYSRDRNIWHISHEGGCLEDPAQSPPDDLFMLSQSPESAPDVSEEVTITFDRGTPVAVNGHVMSPVTLLATLNEIGGRNGVGRIDLVEDRLVGMKSRGIYETPGGTLLYTAHSELEQLTLDRRTLAAKDLIAPRYADLVYEGRWWTVERESYDAFVNVTQETVTGSVTLRLYKGNAIVAGRESAYALYDERFVTFGEDDVYQQSDAAGFIRLFGLSARVRALRDQERAAEAASGDQQAA, translated from the coding sequence ATGACCTTTTCACCCAAAAAGATCGCCCTTGCCTACTCTGGAGGGCTCGACACCTCGATCATCGTCCCCTGGCTCAAGGAACGATTCCCGGGCGTCAAGGTCGTGTGTGTCGCAGCCGACATCGGCCAGGGCGACGAGCTCTCCGGCGTCAAGGCCAAGGCCATCGCCTCCGGCGCGGACGAGTGCTACGTCGAGGATCTGCGCGACGAATACGTCCGTGACTTCATCTTCCCCACCCTGCGCGCCGGTGCCATCTACGGACGCAAGTACCTGCTCGGCACTTCCATGGGCCGGCCGCTCATCGCACGCCGCCAGGTCGAGGTCGCGCGCGCAGTCGGCGCCGACGCGCTCGCCCACGGCTGCACCGGCAAGGGCAACGATCAGGTCCGCTTCGAGCTCACCTACGCGGCCTTCGCACCGGATCTGCCCGTCATCGCCCCATGGCGTGAATGGGACATCCGCAGCCGCGAGGACGCCATCGCCTACGCTGCCAAGCACAACGTCCCGGTAGCAGCGACAAAGGAGAAGATCTACTCGCGCGACCGCAACATCTGGCACATCTCGCACGAAGGCGGCTGCCTCGAAGATCCGGCCCAGTCACCGCCGGACGATCTATTCATGCTGTCGCAGTCGCCCGAGTCCGCACCCGACGTCTCCGAGGAAGTGACGATCACCTTCGACCGCGGAACGCCGGTCGCGGTCAACGGACACGTAATGTCGCCGGTGACGTTGCTCGCCACACTCAACGAGATCGGCGGACGCAATGGCGTCGGCCGCATCGACCTGGTCGAGGATCGGCTGGTCGGCATGAAGTCGCGCGGCATCTACGAGACGCCGGGCGGCACGTTGCTGTACACCGCACACAGTGAGCTCGAACAGCTCACGCTCGATCGCCGCACACTCGCGGCCAAGGACCTCATCGCCCCGCGCTACGCCGATCTGGTGTACGAGGGACGCTGGTGGACGGTCGAGCGCGAGTCCTACGACGCGTTCGTCAACGTCACGCAGGAAACCGTAACCGGCTCGGTCACGCTCCGTCTCTACAAGGGCAACGCCATCGTCGCCGGCCGCGAAAGCGCCTACGCGCTGTACGACGAGCGCTTCGTAACTTTCGGTGAGGACGACGTCTATCAGCAGAGCGATGCCGCCGGCTTCATTCGCCTGTTCGGTCTCTCCGCGCGCGTCCGTGCCCTACGCGACCAGGAGCGCGCCGCCGAGGCCGCAAGCGGAGATCAGCAAGCCGCGTAG
- a CDS encoding Rieske (2Fe-2S) protein, giving the protein MSHDNELADAGTLKLRVSSCEECKAGRAQADVVDSTAVDRREFVVRSAVAAIGTLLVTACGGAGSTTGPGGNGGNNGPLNVTISNFPALANIGGIARVDSGQGTPVAAVRTSASTFSAFSLICPHFGCTVGIASGSFACPCHGARFAANGHWTGGQPTGNLTSLAATFDATTDILTITS; this is encoded by the coding sequence ATGTCACATGACAACGAGCTGGCAGATGCAGGTACGCTGAAACTGCGCGTATCTTCTTGCGAAGAGTGCAAGGCCGGAAGGGCGCAGGCAGATGTGGTCGACTCCACAGCTGTTGACCGTCGAGAGTTCGTTGTAAGGAGTGCCGTAGCGGCGATCGGGACGCTTCTTGTCACGGCGTGTGGAGGTGCAGGTTCCACCACGGGGCCCGGTGGCAATGGTGGGAATAACGGTCCGCTCAACGTGACGATTTCAAACTTTCCGGCACTCGCGAATATTGGTGGCATCGCGCGCGTGGATTCCGGTCAGGGAACGCCCGTCGCAGCGGTCAGGACGAGCGCGAGCACATTCTCAGCGTTCTCGCTCATCTGTCCGCATTTCGGATGCACGGTGGGGATCGCGAGTGGAAGCTTTGCATGCCCCTGTCATGGCGCTCGCTTCGCAGCAAATGGCCACTGGACAGGTGGCCAACCGACCGGCAACCTCACCAGCCTTGCGGCAACATTCGACGCTACGACCGACATCCTGACTATTACATCCTAG
- a CDS encoding Rieske (2Fe-2S) protein produces MTGRRSAAGGTQTVSYPLPTTDGAQIDHGNEVILVRWQNAIFAFNLSCPHQRTALRWDDADHRFQCPKHHSKYQPDGEFISGRATRNMDRFTIKRDATNMIIVDVDNMLRSDQDLAAWTAATLKV; encoded by the coding sequence GTGACCGGAAGACGAAGCGCGGCAGGTGGGACGCAGACCGTCAGCTATCCGCTACCGACAACCGACGGAGCACAAATCGATCACGGCAACGAGGTGATTCTCGTCAGGTGGCAGAATGCGATTTTCGCCTTCAATCTATCGTGCCCGCATCAGCGTACCGCACTTCGGTGGGACGACGCAGATCACCGTTTCCAATGTCCCAAGCATCACTCCAAGTACCAACCGGACGGCGAATTCATCAGCGGCCGCGCGACGCGCAACATGGATCGATTCACGATCAAGCGCGATGCGACCAACATGATCATCGTTGACGTCGACAACATGCTGCGAAGCGATCAAGATCTGGCTGCCTGGACGGCGGCGACTCTCAAGGTGTGA
- a CDS encoding carboxypeptidase-like regulatory domain-containing protein — MPSRMRARGPSVRRALVRRGRLLCVVACCALSSQVLAAQALSDTLHAPSPSTGAVYGTVSLATGTPVVHARIEAVGTHDTTFSDSLGSYTIAHLPAGTRTLQITRADLDPLTIQVIVPGTGKLHVDVILSQSVVVAPARLSPVHVKSSQATALDTDVRAPVRIPGTWEWTGNIQDASETSGEPDALRLLAGDPREMMRPDGYDGTAVNAATGSLADRVFVDGLPMWNAVHGLGALTAIDPDVVSGIKISDGSASARSDDALFETADLQTRETTLTKPSFGTGFGPTTMRAWWADPIRVGTIDGQLLVAARRNSDAMTSARSNANSVTDRWGDGLTVLSIHHGRSNVRLVAVGSGDRLVADMDEAAVGAKSDATLVTSSDHALRVPWQSMTVGGVWTEQLSPSYKLLTRAWNAEFTAGTNAGAAPGVATMSNRARDVGFASELDLASFAIGASIEKIHTSYAAEVSSDDSLPIRDIEHAGTGSMFARTTHYGATADPAVIAAYAERRWGDVGGHWFAMSGVHLTSLSGRTPNIEPRLSVSVDLGKRMWMTAGYADTHQFVQALRDIRLTPGALVPVGLPIAAGSSGVPVAAARTLTADVSKNLGFDTRVTVDAYDRKFDGLILPTSTTTPRAFGDAFDAMDGQIFGYGGAVRSTIQNLSLQVTYGFQHAILTRTSAPYPLPRETAQTTSAIVELRARPTTTLKILGSFGSSFLGIQSPANADADGAGANVREEDGIPEARTLSAVGLTSDPLPTYMRVDMGVSHEWRATRAGRIILTTTLANIFDRSNVVALPPRNERDGQRFFGLTPRSLMVGITWRR; from the coding sequence ATGCCATCACGGATGCGCGCGCGCGGCCCGTCGGTGCGCCGCGCTCTGGTCAGGCGCGGACGGCTGCTGTGCGTCGTGGCCTGTTGTGCATTATCGAGCCAAGTCCTCGCGGCGCAAGCGCTCTCCGACACGCTTCATGCGCCAAGTCCGTCGACCGGAGCCGTGTACGGTACGGTCAGCCTGGCGACAGGTACGCCAGTGGTGCATGCCCGGATTGAAGCGGTCGGGACCCATGACACGACATTCTCTGACAGTCTCGGTTCGTACACTATTGCCCACCTTCCTGCAGGAACACGCACGCTCCAGATTACCCGCGCCGACCTCGATCCGCTGACGATTCAAGTAATTGTGCCAGGCACAGGGAAGCTGCACGTCGACGTCATTCTCTCGCAGTCCGTGGTGGTTGCGCCAGCGCGTCTGTCGCCAGTACACGTGAAGTCCTCACAGGCGACCGCGCTCGATACGGATGTCAGAGCCCCCGTCCGGATACCAGGAACCTGGGAGTGGACGGGCAATATCCAGGACGCATCCGAGACAAGTGGCGAGCCGGACGCTTTACGATTGTTGGCGGGCGACCCACGGGAGATGATGCGCCCAGACGGCTACGACGGTACCGCCGTGAATGCAGCGACAGGTTCGCTGGCAGATCGTGTGTTCGTCGATGGGTTGCCCATGTGGAACGCGGTACATGGCCTCGGCGCGCTGACCGCGATCGATCCCGATGTCGTGAGCGGTATCAAAATATCCGACGGCTCGGCCTCTGCACGCTCTGACGATGCACTTTTCGAGACAGCCGATCTGCAAACTCGCGAAACCACTCTTACCAAGCCGTCTTTCGGCACCGGCTTCGGCCCGACTACCATGCGTGCATGGTGGGCTGATCCAATTCGCGTCGGTACGATCGACGGACAGCTGCTGGTCGCGGCCCGTCGCAATTCTGATGCTATGACATCCGCCCGAAGCAATGCGAACTCGGTAACCGATCGTTGGGGCGATGGTCTTACAGTGCTGTCAATACATCACGGACGCAGCAATGTGCGGCTTGTGGCGGTTGGCAGTGGAGATCGCCTCGTCGCCGACATGGATGAGGCAGCGGTCGGCGCGAAGAGTGATGCAACGTTGGTAACGAGTTCAGACCACGCGCTCAGGGTACCGTGGCAATCGATGACTGTTGGCGGTGTGTGGACAGAGCAGTTGTCGCCATCATACAAACTCCTGACGCGTGCGTGGAATGCGGAATTCACGGCTGGCACGAATGCTGGCGCTGCACCCGGCGTTGCAACGATGTCCAATCGCGCTCGCGATGTAGGCTTTGCGAGTGAGCTCGACTTGGCATCGTTTGCGATCGGAGCGTCGATCGAAAAGATTCACACGTCGTATGCTGCTGAGGTATCTTCGGATGATAGCCTTCCGATCCGCGATATCGAGCACGCTGGCACTGGCAGTATGTTCGCCAGGACCACGCATTACGGGGCAACTGCAGATCCTGCAGTCATTGCTGCTTACGCCGAGCGACGTTGGGGTGACGTTGGTGGACATTGGTTCGCAATGTCCGGGGTGCATCTAACTTCGCTGTCAGGCCGCACACCAAACATCGAGCCTCGGTTATCCGTATCGGTCGACCTCGGAAAGCGTATGTGGATGACCGCAGGCTACGCGGATACGCATCAGTTTGTTCAGGCGCTCAGAGACATCAGACTCACCCCCGGTGCGCTCGTGCCCGTGGGCCTGCCGATAGCGGCTGGCTCCTCGGGGGTCCCCGTTGCTGCAGCTCGAACTCTCACCGCGGACGTCAGCAAGAACCTCGGCTTCGACACGCGGGTTACCGTCGACGCATACGATCGGAAGTTCGATGGCTTGATCTTGCCGACGTCAACAACGACGCCGCGCGCTTTTGGAGATGCATTCGATGCCATGGACGGTCAGATCTTCGGCTACGGGGGTGCTGTACGATCGACGATACAGAACCTCAGCCTCCAGGTGACGTATGGTTTTCAGCACGCGATCTTGACGCGAACTTCTGCGCCGTACCCACTGCCTCGCGAAACCGCACAGACTACCTCGGCCATCGTCGAATTGCGAGCACGACCGACAACCACTTTGAAGATACTGGGGTCGTTCGGATCCTCATTCCTCGGTATCCAGAGCCCAGCGAATGCGGACGCTGACGGGGCCGGGGCAAACGTCCGAGAGGAAGACGGAATACCCGAAGCGCGAACGTTGAGCGCAGTTGGGTTGACGTCGGATCCCCTTCCGACATATATGCGAGTCGACATGGGCGTCAGCCATGAATGGCGTGCCACCAGAGCAGGCAGAATTATTCTCACCACAACCCTGGCAAATATCTTCGACCGATCGAACGTGGTTGCCCTTCCGCCGCGTAATGAGCGAGACGGACAGCGTTTCTTCGGTCTGACACCCAGATCTCTGATGGTCGGAATTACCTGGCGCCGGTGA
- a CDS encoding sigma-70 family RNA polymerase sigma factor, with amino-acid sequence MGPDLAFEDAVTQLFRQKFASLFRYLYRLCGDSDLASDLAQEAFVRLYERGRVPHEPAGWLITVATNLYRDAERTGKRRTRINTSQQADPSNHIDSTTPDNQLIAGETRDRVRAVLAMLPLRDRQLLLLRHEGYSYRELGHILGIQETSVGTLLLRATRAFQSAFMAAGSRE; translated from the coding sequence ATGGGTCCTGACCTGGCATTCGAGGACGCGGTTACTCAGCTCTTTCGTCAGAAATTCGCGTCACTGTTTCGCTATCTCTATCGTTTGTGCGGAGACTCTGATCTGGCGTCGGACCTCGCGCAGGAGGCGTTCGTGAGACTGTACGAGCGTGGACGCGTTCCACATGAGCCGGCCGGGTGGCTCATTACTGTGGCGACTAACCTGTATCGCGACGCGGAGCGTACAGGAAAGCGACGCACGCGTATAAACACCAGTCAGCAAGCCGATCCATCGAATCATATCGACTCAACAACCCCGGATAACCAGCTTATCGCTGGCGAGACCCGGGACCGTGTACGAGCTGTACTCGCAATGCTTCCGTTACGCGACCGTCAGCTTCTTCTGCTACGTCATGAGGGATACAGCTACCGCGAATTGGGACACATCCTTGGAATCCAGGAGACGAGCGTGGGCACGCTATTACTGCGCGCGACTCGCGCGTTCCAGAGTGCGTTCATGGCAGCGGGGTCACGCGAATGA
- the argH gene encoding argininosuccinate lyase gives MTADSHKLWGGRFAAPTAHALDALNRSIATDFRLWPFDIRLSQAWASALAEAGVLTEEERDQIRGGLDVVAEKLARGAQPEESDEDVHTMIDRMLHIEVGEPASRLHTGRSRNDQVATATRMWTMDASARVDTAIQGLQRVMLEHAERLRTTLIPAYTHMQRAQPVSAAHWMLNHFWQLERDRIRVANAAASASTLPLGSGAIAGCAFPVPRDQIRKELGFASISRNSIDATGDRDFVADMLYAMTMLGVHLSRLSEDLILYGSSEFGFVTFGDTFSTGSSMMPQKRNPDALEIARGSAGRMLGNLTSIVATIKSLPSGYNKDLQDDKRPMFDSVDTMLLVLPAVAGTLGELRFNAQRMRAALSSSMMATDLADYLVAKGTSFREAHGVVGTLIRTSETNGVELDKMPFKTFAAAHPSFDHDVFDWLSPDASVARRNVPGGTGPDAVDDQITAAHSALGAAVRRLQLIP, from the coding sequence ATGACCGCCGACTCCCACAAACTCTGGGGTGGCCGCTTCGCCGCGCCCACCGCGCACGCACTCGACGCACTCAATCGCTCGATCGCCACCGACTTCCGTCTCTGGCCGTTCGACATCCGACTCTCCCAGGCGTGGGCCTCCGCGCTCGCTGAAGCTGGCGTCCTCACGGAAGAAGAGCGCGATCAGATCCGCGGCGGCCTCGACGTCGTCGCGGAAAAGCTCGCCAGAGGCGCGCAACCGGAAGAGTCCGACGAAGATGTGCATACGATGATCGATCGCATGCTCCACATCGAGGTCGGCGAACCCGCATCACGCCTGCACACCGGCCGCTCGCGCAACGATCAGGTAGCAACCGCCACACGCATGTGGACGATGGACGCATCAGCCAGAGTCGATACGGCCATTCAGGGTCTCCAGCGCGTAATGCTCGAGCACGCAGAGCGATTACGCACGACGCTGATCCCCGCGTACACACACATGCAGCGCGCCCAGCCGGTCTCCGCCGCACACTGGATGCTCAACCACTTCTGGCAGCTCGAGCGCGATCGCATTCGTGTGGCAAATGCCGCGGCCTCCGCATCGACCCTCCCGCTCGGCTCCGGTGCAATCGCCGGATGTGCGTTCCCCGTACCGCGCGACCAGATTCGCAAGGAGCTTGGCTTCGCGAGCATCTCCCGGAATTCGATTGACGCCACCGGCGATCGTGACTTCGTTGCCGACATGCTGTACGCCATGACGATGCTCGGCGTACACCTGTCCCGTCTCAGCGAAGATTTGATCCTGTACGGCTCCAGTGAATTCGGATTCGTAACCTTCGGCGATACGTTCAGCACCGGATCGAGCATGATGCCGCAGAAACGCAACCCTGATGCGCTCGAGATCGCACGCGGCTCCGCCGGAAGAATGCTCGGCAACCTCACGTCCATCGTAGCAACGATAAAGAGCCTGCCGAGTGGCTACAACAAGGACCTGCAGGACGACAAGCGCCCCATGTTCGATTCGGTAGATACCATGCTGCTCGTGCTCCCCGCCGTCGCCGGAACACTCGGCGAGCTCCGCTTCAACGCGCAGCGCATGCGCGCCGCTCTCTCATCCAGCATGATGGCAACGGACCTGGCCGACTATCTCGTCGCCAAGGGCACCAGTTTCCGCGAAGCGCACGGCGTCGTGGGTACTCTCATTCGCACCAGCGAAACAAACGGTGTCGAGCTGGACAAGATGCCGTTCAAGACATTTGCGGCCGCACATCCGTCGTTCGACCACGACGTATTCGACTGGCTCTCGCCTGATGCCTCGGTCGCTCGCCGCAACGTCCCTGGCGGAACAGGCCCCGATGCAGTAGATGATCAGATCACCGCGGCGCACTCGGCACTAGGCGCGGCTGTCCGCAGGTTGCAGCTCATTCCTTGA
- a CDS encoding FAD-dependent oxidoreductase: protein MSGTPDETPTGPDLSAGIPASSVADGAMLLGHVGNDPVLVARTGGSLYAIGATCTHYGGPLAEGIIVDDTVRCPWHHACFSLKTGEPLRAPALDRVACYRVEESAGTVFVRDAIEPPSAYLRKLSSPPTSIVIIGAGAAGVAAAEMLRRCGYTNSIKLFDQLETPPVDRPNLSKDYLAGTAEEEWVNLRPDDFYTSHDIELIRGRRVSRIDTRAHTVLTDDGATTKFSALLLATGSSPVRLPVPGADLPTVHYLRTLDDSKAIIAAAQTGKRAVVIGASFIGLEVAASLRARNVQVTVVAPESLPLERILGSELGRMVKALHESKGVTFKLGANVKSITPDAVQLADGTSLPADFVVVGVGVRPDVAIAQDAGIKVDNGVVVSATLETSAPGIFAAGDIASWPDPRSGQIRVEHWVVAQRQGQTAARNMLGANEAFTLTPFFWSRHYDLQINYVGRSSRDDKRKVDGDPMKHDCTVTFAPSGDVVSAQADVGRDRSNLLAEARLDGEITQRDS from the coding sequence ATGTCCGGCACGCCCGACGAAACACCCACAGGTCCCGATCTATCCGCGGGAATTCCAGCATCATCGGTCGCAGACGGCGCCATGCTGCTTGGTCATGTAGGTAACGATCCTGTTCTCGTCGCGCGCACCGGCGGGTCGCTGTACGCAATTGGTGCAACCTGTACGCACTACGGCGGACCACTCGCCGAAGGAATAATCGTCGATGACACCGTTCGTTGTCCGTGGCATCATGCGTGCTTCAGCCTCAAGACAGGTGAGCCGTTGCGTGCGCCCGCACTGGATCGCGTCGCATGTTACCGCGTCGAGGAAAGTGCCGGCACCGTGTTCGTGCGCGACGCCATTGAGCCGCCATCGGCGTACCTGCGCAAGCTTTCCAGTCCTCCGACATCAATCGTCATAATCGGCGCCGGCGCCGCCGGCGTTGCCGCCGCGGAAATGCTGCGCAGATGCGGCTACACCAATTCGATCAAGCTCTTCGACCAGCTTGAGACGCCACCGGTGGATCGCCCCAATCTTTCCAAGGATTATCTCGCGGGCACGGCAGAAGAGGAATGGGTCAATCTCCGGCCCGATGATTTCTACACGTCACACGATATCGAGCTGATTCGCGGCCGCCGCGTGAGTCGCATCGACACCAGGGCACACACCGTCCTCACGGATGACGGCGCGACCACGAAGTTCAGCGCGCTGCTTCTGGCGACCGGCAGCTCACCCGTGCGTCTTCCCGTGCCGGGCGCCGACCTGCCCACAGTGCACTATCTGCGCACACTCGACGACAGCAAGGCTATCATCGCAGCTGCACAAACCGGTAAGCGTGCTGTCGTTATCGGTGCAAGCTTTATTGGTCTCGAAGTCGCTGCATCACTTCGCGCGCGCAATGTGCAAGTCACCGTAGTTGCGCCGGAATCCTTGCCGCTCGAACGGATCCTCGGTTCCGAGCTTGGCAGAATGGTGAAGGCCTTGCACGAGAGCAAGGGTGTCACTTTCAAACTGGGTGCGAACGTCAAGTCCATCACGCCGGATGCGGTTCAGCTCGCCGATGGCACATCGCTTCCGGCAGACTTCGTTGTCGTCGGCGTGGGAGTTCGTCCCGACGTTGCAATTGCGCAGGATGCCGGCATCAAGGTCGATAACGGCGTCGTGGTCAGCGCGACACTCGAAACGTCCGCCCCTGGAATTTTTGCCGCCGGTGATATCGCATCGTGGCCCGATCCGCGCTCTGGCCAGATTCGGGTCGAGCACTGGGTCGTTGCGCAACGCCAGGGACAGACCGCCGCGCGCAACATGCTGGGTGCGAATGAGGCGTTTACACTCACTCCGTTCTTCTGGAGCCGTCACTACGATCTGCAGATCAACTATGTCGGCCGGTCGTCCCGCGACGACAAGCGTAAGGTCGATGGTGATCCGATGAAGCACGACTGCACTGTGACATTCGCGCCGTCGGGAGATGTTGTCAGCGCGCAGGCCGACGTCGGCCGCGATCGATCCAATCTACTGGCCGAAGCGCGGCTGGACGGCGAAATTACGCAGCGTGATTCCTGA
- the crcB gene encoding fluoride efflux transporter CrcB, which translates to MTIWYIAAGSALGGAGRYVIGTALQQRFGLAFPVGTLIVNITGSLLLGFLLRLALGGSQISPETRIFLTTGFCGGYTTFSTFTYETAVMVESGQYRRAAVYITLSVVLSLVATFGGFALAQSALTFRGRA; encoded by the coding sequence TTGACGATCTGGTACATCGCTGCCGGCAGCGCCCTCGGCGGCGCAGGCCGGTACGTGATAGGCACCGCGCTGCAACAACGCTTCGGCCTCGCCTTTCCGGTTGGTACGCTCATCGTCAACATCACCGGGAGTCTGCTGCTTGGCTTTCTTCTCCGCCTGGCACTTGGCGGAAGCCAGATCTCGCCCGAGACGCGCATCTTTCTTACCACCGGATTCTGCGGCGGCTACACCACGTTCTCGACGTTCACCTACGAAACGGCGGTCATGGTCGAGAGTGGCCAGTATCGTCGCGCTGCAGTGTACATCACGCTGAGCGTCGTTCTGTCGCTGGTCGCGACGTTCGGCGGCTTTGCGCTTGCACAATCTGCTCTCACCTTCCGCGGCAGAGCCTGA